One genomic window of Branchiostoma floridae strain S238N-H82 chromosome 4, Bfl_VNyyK, whole genome shotgun sequence includes the following:
- the LOC118413357 gene encoding arsenite methyltransferase-like isoform X2, with the protein MSSCCSTKDGCSANGQGNGDKIHDEVKEYYGKKVKTQKDLETKACLMMPSKIPSHVKQALSAVHPEVAARYYGCGLVVPECLEGAHVLDLGSGTGHDCFALAKLVGEKGHVTGIDMTDEQLDVAREYVDYHRDKFGYSKPNTDFVKGYIEKLGEAGLEDSTFDIIVSNCVVNLSPDKAAVLREGYRVLKPGGELYFSDIYADRDVPEHIRKDKVMWGECLAGALWWEDLVTLAKEVGFCTPRLVSAGLVNLDDNKPMKDLVGDIKFVSVTYRLFKLPQNTSKEPAQVVYNGSVTGHETNLKFDALHTFQEGDVVEVDAELSAILQESRFADDFTVRPASKKSKADPKLCCSGAKGVPTNPFEGPLDKESSSCGPKGCC; encoded by the exons ATGTCGAGCTGCTGTAGTACAAAGGATGGCTGCAGTGCAAATGGACAAG GCAATGGAGACAAGATCCATGACGAGGTAAAGGAGTACTATGGGAAGAAGGTGAAGACCCAGAAAGACCTGGAGACCAAGGCCTGTCTCATGATGCCATCCAAGATACCATCACATGTCAAACAGGCACTGTCTGCAGTCCATCCTGAAGTAGCTGCCAG GTACTACGGCTGTGGACTGGTGGTGCCAGAGTGTCTGGAAGGCGCACATGTGTTAGACTTGGGAAGTGGAACCGGCCATGACTGCTTTGCTCTTGCCAAACTGGTTGGGGAAAAAGGCCATGTCACTGGCATAGATATGACTGATGAACAG CTGGATGTTGCCAGAGAGTACGTGGACTACCACCGTGACAAGTTTGGCTACTCCAAACCAAACACAGACTTTGTGAAGGGTTACATCGAGAAGCTTGGGGAGGCTGGGCTGGAGGACAGCACCTTTGACATCATTGTCTCCAACTGTGTGGTGAACCTGTCTCCAGACAAGGCAGCTGTGCTGAGGGAAGGGTACAGGGTACTGAAG CCTGGAGGGGAGCTGTACTTCAGCGACATCTACGCTGACAGAGACGTGCCTGAACATATCAGGAAGGACAAGGTCATGTGGG GTGAGTGCCTTGCCGGTGCCCTGTGGTGGGAGGACCTGGTCACACTGGCTAAGGAGGTCGGTTTCTGTACACCCAGACTGGTCAGTGCAGGGCTGGTCAACCTGGACGATAACAAGCCCATGAAGGACCTCGTAG GGGACATCAAGTTTGTGTCTGTGACGTACCGACTGTTCAAGCTTCCACAGAACACCAGTAAGGAACCAGCTCAAGTTGTATACAACGGCTCTGTCACTGGGCATGAGACAAACCTCAAGTTCGATGCACTGCACACCTTCCAG GAAGGAGATGTTGTTGAGGTAGACGCCGAGTTGTCTGCCATCCTCCAGGAGTCCAGATTTGCTGATGACTTTACTGTCAGACCTGCCAGTAAGAAGTCCAAGGCAGACCCAAAACTCTGCTGTTCAGGAGCCaag GGTGTCCCAACAAATCCCTTTGAAGGACCACTGGACAAGGAGTCATCCTCCTGTGGACCAAAAGGCTGCTGCTGA
- the LOC118413357 gene encoding arsenite methyltransferase-like isoform X1: MALTLNNNTKDRPLCCTMSSCCSTKDGCSANGQGNGDKIHDEVKEYYGKKVKTQKDLETKACLMMPSKIPSHVKQALSAVHPEVAARYYGCGLVVPECLEGAHVLDLGSGTGHDCFALAKLVGEKGHVTGIDMTDEQLDVAREYVDYHRDKFGYSKPNTDFVKGYIEKLGEAGLEDSTFDIIVSNCVVNLSPDKAAVLREGYRVLKPGGELYFSDIYADRDVPEHIRKDKVMWGECLAGALWWEDLVTLAKEVGFCTPRLVSAGLVNLDDNKPMKDLVGDIKFVSVTYRLFKLPQNTSKEPAQVVYNGSVTGHETNLKFDALHTFQEGDVVEVDAELSAILQESRFADDFTVRPASKKSKADPKLCCSGAKGVPTNPFEGPLDKESSSCGPKGCC; this comes from the exons ATGGCTCTGACTCTGA ATaacaacaccaaggacaggccattGTGTTGCACCATGTCGAGCTGCTGTAGTACAAAGGATGGCTGCAGTGCAAATGGACAAG GCAATGGAGACAAGATCCATGACGAGGTAAAGGAGTACTATGGGAAGAAGGTGAAGACCCAGAAAGACCTGGAGACCAAGGCCTGTCTCATGATGCCATCCAAGATACCATCACATGTCAAACAGGCACTGTCTGCAGTCCATCCTGAAGTAGCTGCCAG GTACTACGGCTGTGGACTGGTGGTGCCAGAGTGTCTGGAAGGCGCACATGTGTTAGACTTGGGAAGTGGAACCGGCCATGACTGCTTTGCTCTTGCCAAACTGGTTGGGGAAAAAGGCCATGTCACTGGCATAGATATGACTGATGAACAG CTGGATGTTGCCAGAGAGTACGTGGACTACCACCGTGACAAGTTTGGCTACTCCAAACCAAACACAGACTTTGTGAAGGGTTACATCGAGAAGCTTGGGGAGGCTGGGCTGGAGGACAGCACCTTTGACATCATTGTCTCCAACTGTGTGGTGAACCTGTCTCCAGACAAGGCAGCTGTGCTGAGGGAAGGGTACAGGGTACTGAAG CCTGGAGGGGAGCTGTACTTCAGCGACATCTACGCTGACAGAGACGTGCCTGAACATATCAGGAAGGACAAGGTCATGTGGG GTGAGTGCCTTGCCGGTGCCCTGTGGTGGGAGGACCTGGTCACACTGGCTAAGGAGGTCGGTTTCTGTACACCCAGACTGGTCAGTGCAGGGCTGGTCAACCTGGACGATAACAAGCCCATGAAGGACCTCGTAG GGGACATCAAGTTTGTGTCTGTGACGTACCGACTGTTCAAGCTTCCACAGAACACCAGTAAGGAACCAGCTCAAGTTGTATACAACGGCTCTGTCACTGGGCATGAGACAAACCTCAAGTTCGATGCACTGCACACCTTCCAG GAAGGAGATGTTGTTGAGGTAGACGCCGAGTTGTCTGCCATCCTCCAGGAGTCCAGATTTGCTGATGACTTTACTGTCAGACCTGCCAGTAAGAAGTCCAAGGCAGACCCAAAACTCTGCTGTTCAGGAGCCaag GGTGTCCCAACAAATCCCTTTGAAGGACCACTGGACAAGGAGTCATCCTCCTGTGGACCAAAAGGCTGCTGCTGA